cggcgcagctggatCTGGTGCATCACCCCGTGATTCCGGACACGCACTACACGCAGCACTACGAGTACCGTGACTTAGAGCACCCGGTTATCCAGAAGGAGTACAAGACGAaagagcagctgcgtgcCGAGCGGCGGGAGCGACTCAAAGAAAAGCAGGCGAGGGCGCAGCagaaggcagcggcagcccccGATGTAGGGGCGTTGCACGACATTACCGGTAGCAGCCGTGGCCCGACGGTGCTCGCCTCGTCGGCAGCGAGTCGCCTCCTGCACGACCGGCTCTCCACGAAGAACCTTGCCCTGAACCTCTTCGGCTCCAGTGTGCTGAACCCGCTGGCGACAGACACGAAGGTGCTGGAGCAGTACGAGCTGCGCAACTTggagcaccagcggcgcAACCACGACCGTCACGTTGCCGCACTGCCGGATCAAATCCtgaagcgcgcgcgcgatcAGCGACGCCACGCAacagaggcgccgctgctacgCGCCTACCGCGTCTTCCCGATCTTCTCCGCGGCCCACCTCGGCAAGCTGCGCAACTTCGCGAACGATAACTTGCTGCGCGGCTTCGTGTTGTACGTTGGCGACTGCGACGCGGTGATCGTCCTGGCCGGCGGCGAGGTGGCAGCGCGGCATCTGGATCGGTGGATCATGCACAAGATGGACTGGGAGCACCCCGACACGCGCGCCGTGCGGCTCTGCAGCGTGCCGCTGATGGACGCAGGGAGTTTCTCCTTTCACCTGAAGAAGGCGCGAGGGCAGCCGCACAAGAGGgccacgacggcggccgGCAAGCGCGACGGCAGACTGGACGACGTGGACGGCGATGACGCAGCAGAGCCGGTCTTCATCAACATGGTGCccaccgtcgaggaggcggaggcgttCCTGCGTCGGCTTCCCGCGCCGTCGAGCCCGTGGTCGGATTTGTGTGGAGTGTGGCGCGCTGCCTTCTTGCGTGACGGGCTTCAGCTCGCTACCGGAGGACATCACTAAAGAGGCAAGCCGCGAGCGGTGAGATggcgtcggtggtggtgatggtggttCAAGCACGCACATATACACAGCTGGCAGTATGACCTCTCTCGCAGCGGAGGCAacgttcagcagcagccgcgacaGCCCCTGTCAACCAACCGCGCAAGCTGCCTTCTTCTCCTTTAGGATGCGATCACGCCTACTTaacccctctccctctctctttctgaAACCTGTGATGCATGGCTGCCAAGGCCTTCCCCATTCCGTCCCGTCTGCGCCCAATCCTCTACCTAGCACCCACGGAGCTACCGCCGCAGTCAGCAGGTGAGGGGGATCGCAAGCACGAGCGcgcgtcgccatcgcggcttctcgcccacccacaccccgTCCCAGCAAGCggacgcacgcgtgcagctACACCACGCATGTACGCCCCGACGCACTCATGGACGCGCTGCCACCGTCACCCTTCTCCCGTCCTCGCCCTCTTGTGCACCTCGCTCTCAGCTTCCCTATcgcccttcttctttttcttggTGTG
Above is a window of Leishmania major strain Friedlin complete genome, chromosome 1 DNA encoding:
- a CDS encoding conserved hypothetical protein (previous protein_id=AAC24663.1) gives rise to the protein MPPPPPPLPSSASSSAQSPSSTHKPARKPLSIDDVTIDFSAIATTSGGATAPTSAASGAIPGLLDIMATQQQQYDGDGGAQYRGGGRRYQGVSDVRAFDPGLQGVMQRYTSRAANAAGSVGGGPARRRKIVFGAQQQQQHASAEDPAPQTPSAAHSVEPAPLSSLEATQAALDFLVEAQQQQTSAAAVQQRRDAYLAQLRCFCQRGRGADGHGAGSAHAEAPATAFPDGSHAQTNSLLRQLFADGVPDIEPWDRWTSTMPRYGSISNSGGGAHLVVSPLTATVAQIRAAQLDLVHHPVIPDTHYTQHYEYRDLEHPVIQKEYKTKEQLRAERRERLKEKQARAQQKAAAAPDVGALHDITGSSRGPTVLASSAASRLLHDRLSTKNLALNLFGSSVLNPLATDTKVLEQYELRNLEHQRRNHDRHVAALPDQILKRARDQRRHATEAPLLRAYRVFPIFSAAHLGKLRNFANDNLLRGFVLYVGDCDAVIVLAGGEVAARHLDRWIMHKMDWEHPDTRAVRLCSVPLMDAGSFSFHLKKARGQPHKRATTAAGKRDGRLDDVDGDDAAEPVFINMVPTVEEAEAFLRRLPAPSSPWSDLCGVWRAAFLRDGLQLATGGHH